One Paraburkholderia caffeinilytica DNA segment encodes these proteins:
- a CDS encoding GlxA family transcriptional regulator, whose protein sequence is MPTARSSSPTSPSSAPTAHELVEHLDALPRTSQARPSRSDAELSVGILLWPRFPMLSLAGLCDALRHAADRGDQSRQLRCLWTIVGVQAEAVEASCGIPVQVQSPFPDVAQFDYVVVIGGLLPYLDQVDRRYWDYLQQAANAGVPLVGMCTGSFVLAQAGLLEDRVACVHSFHLDDYRRMFPTLHVVTHADYLIDGNRITCAGGISVVELAARLISLHCGPDRASKVIHQMTVSRQGGSSFVERRAALGYLSVDDATVRHAVLLMEENLEAPLNIAVIAKMIGTSVRHLERAFMTEMNSSPNEFYRRMRLRYARWMLVNTARKITDIAYECGFADSAHFIRVFREAYGVTPGKLRSSRTAATT, encoded by the coding sequence ATGCCGACTGCCCGTTCTTCCTCTCCTACGTCTCCTTCTTCTGCACCGACCGCTCATGAACTGGTTGAGCACCTGGACGCACTGCCGCGAACGTCACAGGCCCGCCCGAGCCGCTCCGACGCTGAGTTGAGCGTGGGCATTCTGTTGTGGCCGCGTTTTCCGATGCTGTCGCTCGCCGGGTTGTGCGACGCGCTGCGTCACGCGGCGGATCGTGGCGACCAGAGCCGCCAGTTGCGCTGTCTGTGGACGATCGTCGGCGTTCAGGCCGAAGCGGTCGAAGCGAGTTGTGGCATTCCCGTGCAGGTGCAATCGCCGTTTCCGGATGTCGCGCAATTCGACTACGTGGTCGTGATTGGCGGCCTGCTGCCGTATCTGGATCAGGTCGACCGCCGCTACTGGGACTATCTGCAGCAGGCGGCCAATGCGGGCGTTCCACTGGTCGGCATGTGCACCGGCAGTTTCGTACTGGCCCAGGCCGGTCTGCTTGAAGATCGCGTTGCCTGCGTGCACAGCTTCCATCTTGACGACTACAGGCGCATGTTTCCGACACTGCACGTCGTCACGCACGCCGACTATCTGATCGACGGCAACCGCATCACCTGTGCAGGCGGGATTTCGGTGGTCGAACTCGCCGCGCGCCTGATCAGCCTGCACTGCGGGCCGGATCGTGCGTCGAAGGTTATTCATCAGATGACCGTCAGCCGCCAGGGCGGCTCATCGTTCGTCGAGCGCCGGGCCGCGCTGGGTTATCTGTCGGTCGACGACGCGACCGTGCGTCACGCGGTACTGCTGATGGAAGAGAATCTGGAAGCGCCGCTGAACATCGCGGTCATCGCGAAGATGATCGGCACGAGCGTGCGTCACCTCGAACGCGCGTTCATGACCGAGATGAATTCGTCGCCGAATGAGTTCTATCGCAGGATGCGTCTGCGCTACGCGCGCTGGATGCTCGTCAACACGGCGCGCAAGATCACCGACATCGCGTATGAATGCGGCTTCGCCGATTCGGCGCACTTTATCCGTGTATTCCGCGAAGCGTATGGCGTGACACCCGGCAAGCTGCGCTCCTCACGCACCGCAGCCACCACCTGA
- a CDS encoding DUF1488 family protein, with the protein MEVLDRAAAVSPDGRVVVFMLPIRGREVEAAVARDALEEHFWLPPDADAARTLKTFESGRNRIVAVAQRKLLARPDEPLRLTVNDFVTR; encoded by the coding sequence ATGGAAGTTCTTGATCGCGCGGCCGCCGTCTCGCCGGACGGACGCGTTGTGGTTTTCATGCTGCCGATCCGCGGGCGCGAGGTCGAAGCCGCGGTTGCACGCGACGCACTCGAAGAACACTTCTGGCTGCCGCCTGACGCCGACGCGGCACGCACACTCAAGACATTCGAAAGCGGCCGCAACCGCATCGTCGCTGTCGCACAAAGAAAGTTACTTGCGCGACCCGACGAACCGCTGCGGCTGACCGTGAACGACTTCGTGACCCGGTAA
- a CDS encoding branched-chain amino acid ABC transporter substrate-binding protein gives MATVGILGTLAATAVGVARADEMVKIGEAAPVTGPASYLGKDTENGARLAIEEFNQTGLMIGGQKVTLVFDAQDDAGDPRQATQIAQKLVDDKVVAVVGHMQSGSTIPASKIYSDAGIVQVSPSATNPAYTSQGFKTAYRVVATDAQQGPTLADYAAKTLKVKTVAIVDDSTAYGQGLAVEFEKQARANGITVLSHDASTDKAVDFRAILTKIKGEKPDAIMYGGLDGTGGPFAKQAKQLGIAVKVLAGDGLCADDLAKLAGDAADNVICSIAGAPLLKMAEGPAFVERYKKRFGYAPVLNSPFAYDAVGVIVAAMKRAQSTDPAKILAAMPATDYHGVLGETQFDSKGDLRHGVISLYKYVGGKQALLGVVEK, from the coding sequence ATGGCGACTGTCGGTATTCTCGGGACCTTGGCGGCGACTGCCGTGGGCGTCGCCCGTGCCGACGAAATGGTGAAAATCGGCGAAGCCGCGCCCGTGACCGGGCCGGCATCGTATCTGGGGAAGGACACGGAAAACGGTGCGCGCCTTGCGATTGAGGAATTCAACCAGACGGGGCTTATGATCGGCGGACAGAAGGTGACGCTGGTATTCGACGCGCAGGACGATGCGGGCGATCCGCGTCAGGCAACCCAGATCGCGCAGAAACTGGTAGATGACAAGGTGGTCGCGGTGGTTGGTCATATGCAATCCGGCTCCACCATCCCAGCGTCGAAGATTTACAGCGATGCCGGTATCGTGCAGGTGTCGCCGTCCGCGACCAACCCGGCATATACGTCGCAAGGATTCAAAACCGCGTATCGCGTGGTTGCCACCGACGCGCAACAGGGACCAACGCTCGCCGACTACGCGGCGAAAACGCTGAAAGTGAAGACGGTGGCGATCGTCGACGATTCGACCGCGTACGGCCAAGGGCTTGCGGTCGAGTTCGAGAAGCAGGCGAGGGCGAATGGCATCACGGTGTTGTCGCACGATGCGAGCACCGATAAGGCCGTCGATTTCCGCGCGATTCTCACGAAGATCAAGGGCGAAAAGCCGGACGCGATCATGTATGGCGGTCTCGACGGCACCGGAGGCCCGTTTGCGAAGCAGGCGAAACAGCTCGGCATCGCAGTGAAAGTGCTGGCCGGCGACGGTTTGTGTGCCGACGATCTCGCGAAACTCGCGGGCGACGCCGCCGACAACGTGATCTGCTCGATTGCCGGTGCGCCGCTGCTCAAAATGGCCGAAGGACCGGCGTTCGTCGAGCGCTACAAGAAACGCTTCGGCTACGCGCCGGTCTTGAATTCTCCGTTTGCGTACGACGCGGTCGGCGTGATTGTCGCGGCGATGAAGCGGGCGCAGTCGACCGACCCCGCGAAGATTCTCGCCGCGATGCCGGCGACCGATTACCACGGCGTGCTCGGCGAAACGCAGTTCGATTCAAAAGGTGATCTGCGGCACGGTGTGATCTCGCTGTACAAATATGTCGGTGGCAAACAAGCGTTACTGGGCGTTGTGGAGAAGTAA
- a CDS encoding asparaginase: protein MTAKANIVVIGTGGTIAGQGKASVNTASYICSVLGIDEILGSIPHACNLANLRAEQLLQTGSENFNNTHLLAIGNRVAELLARNDVDGVVITHGTDTIEETAYFLHLTLKSAKPVVVVGSMRPPSAMSSDAALNLYDALAVAAHPSSRGLGTLVVANNEIYTARDVVKGNSFKLDAFRSPYGAMGYVIEGAPRYYRRPARVHTLDTPWSITTLRTLPKVDIVYAYGTLEPGTVSAIAANARGLIYAGTGNGNVASHLIDPLRDAVRRGVHVVRASRTGSGIVLHNGAQPDDEYGWLTVDDQIPQKARILLALALTQTNDTGALQAVFERY, encoded by the coding sequence ATGACAGCAAAAGCCAATATCGTGGTGATTGGCACAGGCGGCACTATCGCCGGCCAAGGCAAAGCCAGCGTCAACACTGCCTCTTACATTTGCTCGGTGCTTGGTATCGACGAAATTCTCGGCTCGATTCCGCACGCATGCAATCTGGCGAATCTGCGCGCGGAACAACTGCTGCAAACCGGGTCCGAGAATTTCAACAACACACATCTGCTTGCCATCGGCAACCGCGTCGCCGAGCTGCTCGCAAGGAACGATGTTGACGGTGTGGTCATCACCCACGGCACCGATACGATCGAGGAAACCGCGTACTTTCTGCATCTGACGCTCAAGAGTGCTAAGCCGGTGGTGGTAGTCGGTTCAATGCGCCCGCCATCAGCAATGAGTTCCGACGCGGCGCTGAATTTATACGATGCGCTTGCGGTTGCAGCGCATCCGTCGTCTCGAGGACTTGGTACGCTGGTCGTTGCCAACAATGAGATCTACACGGCACGCGATGTCGTCAAAGGCAACAGCTTCAAGCTCGACGCATTCCGTTCGCCATACGGTGCGATGGGGTATGTGATCGAAGGCGCGCCGCGCTATTACCGCCGACCCGCACGCGTTCATACGCTCGACACGCCATGGTCGATCACTACGCTTCGCACACTACCCAAAGTCGACATCGTTTATGCGTATGGCACGCTCGAACCAGGCACGGTCAGCGCGATCGCCGCGAACGCGCGTGGGCTGATCTATGCGGGGACCGGCAACGGCAATGTCGCCAGTCATCTGATCGACCCGCTTCGAGATGCCGTGAGGCGCGGCGTGCATGTGGTTCGCGCTTCGCGCACAGGCAGCGGCATCGTGTTGCACAACGGTGCGCAACCCGACGACGAATACGGCTGGCTTACAGTCGACGACCAGATTCCGCAAAAGGCCCGCATCCTTCTGGCGTTGGCGCTCACGCAAACCAACGACACCGGCGCGTTGCAGGCCGTCTTTGAGCGCTATTAA
- a CDS encoding D-amino acid dehydrogenase — protein sequence MRILIVGAGVIGLSSAYYLSRAGFDVTVVDRHAEVASETSFGNGGQLSYSYVAPLAGPGVVSKLPRWLTQRDSPVRFRPKLSVEQWRWCFEFLSACTRERSELTTQKLLPLSFLSRTLMHELIAAEPSLDFDFVRSGKLVLHRDANAMKSAVNLLAFQRTLGCEQQALSADACVEIEPALAHARSFLAGGIHTPSEDTADCRRFCNGLEAVLRERGVRFLMNTSIDVLRPGAKGVEAICDGAPLAADQIVVASGAGAARLLKPLGIRVAIYPIKGYSLTFNLQPQTAAPHVSVTDFAGKVVYARLGERLRVGGIADIDGYSLAAAPARLAMLREDTATLFPDVAQLSATGEWTGLRPATPHGLPIVGPTRYPNLWLNVGHGALGFTLAMGSAALLADCLAGSSGRELSGAFVLSH from the coding sequence ATGCGGATATTGATCGTCGGCGCGGGCGTCATCGGCCTGTCGAGCGCGTATTACCTGAGCCGCGCGGGCTTCGACGTGACGGTGGTGGACCGGCATGCGGAGGTCGCCAGCGAAACCAGTTTCGGCAACGGCGGGCAGTTGTCATATAGCTACGTCGCGCCTCTCGCCGGCCCTGGCGTTGTTTCTAAACTGCCGCGCTGGCTGACGCAACGCGATTCGCCGGTGCGCTTCCGGCCGAAGCTGAGCGTAGAACAGTGGCGCTGGTGCTTCGAATTCCTGTCCGCATGCACGCGCGAACGCAGCGAATTGACCACGCAAAAGCTGCTGCCCCTATCCTTCCTGAGCCGTACGCTGATGCACGAACTCATCGCCGCCGAGCCCTCGCTCGATTTTGATTTCGTGCGCTCCGGCAAGCTCGTGCTGCATCGTGACGCCAACGCTATGAAGAGCGCAGTGAATTTGTTGGCGTTCCAGCGAACACTCGGTTGCGAACAGCAAGCGCTAAGCGCCGATGCGTGCGTCGAAATCGAGCCAGCCCTTGCGCACGCCAGATCGTTTCTGGCCGGCGGCATTCATACGCCGAGCGAAGACACGGCCGATTGTCGACGCTTCTGCAATGGTCTCGAAGCCGTGCTGCGCGAGCGCGGCGTCCGCTTCCTGATGAATACGTCAATCGACGTTCTTAGGCCCGGTGCAAAAGGCGTCGAGGCCATATGCGACGGAGCGCCGCTCGCTGCAGATCAGATCGTCGTCGCCTCGGGTGCCGGCGCAGCGCGGTTGCTGAAGCCGCTCGGCATTCGCGTGGCGATCTATCCTATCAAGGGCTACAGCCTGACGTTCAATCTTCAGCCGCAAACCGCGGCGCCGCATGTGAGCGTCACCGACTTCGCCGGCAAGGTCGTTTATGCGCGGCTAGGTGAACGGCTGCGGGTCGGGGGCATTGCCGATATCGACGGCTATTCGCTCGCAGCGGCCCCCGCGCGCCTGGCAATGCTGCGCGAAGACACAGCCACGCTCTTTCCCGACGTCGCCCAACTCTCCGCCACGGGTGAATGGACTGGCTTGCGTCCAGCAACGCCGCACGGCCTGCCGATTGTCGGACCGACGCGCTACCCGAATCTGTGGCTCAACGTTGGGCATGGAGCACTCGGCTTTACGCTCGCCATGGGTTCCGCTGCGCTTCTGGCAGATTGCCTCGCGGGCAGCAGCGGCCGCGAACTGAGCGGCGCCTTTGTCCTTTCGCATTGA